Proteins from a genomic interval of Cucumis melo cultivar AY chromosome 7, USDA_Cmelo_AY_1.0, whole genome shotgun sequence:
- the LOC103493766 gene encoding two-component response regulator ARR12-like — MTVEPRLEDPVDQFPTGMRVLAVDDDPTCLLILETLLRRCQYHVTTTNQAVMALKLLRENKNKFDVVISDVHMPDMDGFKLLELVGLEMDLPVIMLSANGDPKLVMKGITHGACDYLLKPVRIEELKNIWQHVIRRKKFDPKDRMNSGNQDRPDSENGEESADLNGKFNKKRKDQNYNEDDDQDYGQDNDDSSTQKKPRVVWSVELHRKFVNAVNQLGIDKAVPKKILDLMNVEKLTRENVASHLQKYRLYLKRISCVANQQANMVTALSSADPSYLRIGSLGGIGNFHSLTGPPQFPNTSYRSIPTTGMFGRLNTPACMGMHGLSSPGTVQLGNLSNSSNDQSTFHPIVLSGNRSGNIFRGMPEPSELDQLQHVKHGTHVDNLSSAFDERTVFPASIGLPNGNMSSSTLSNPLLGLTNDSSIPEVQHHEVNGGRKFGTQSSIAVVSSNSDSSRPSLDNVRCTGDNWSNAVHSSRVHLNTIPSGNLSNVATSYHGQLRDNTTSALHIGNCLSDISSITSLSTQSHESRIDSQRQAATTSNRFDQMISKVPVQDWNDHKEDAYYHTTMACSSSNSLIPVNGAAETLSKRLENPNAIFSGSKDFNVTAQANVLDHAMVEHDRLKKSTMETSLMLKQGYLYDHQQKMQSRFSSSNCGSLEDIACAMMKQEQDDGKLLEGEFGCDNYPIGTCM; from the exons ATGACGGTTGAGCCTAGACTCGAAGACCCAGTTGACCAATTTCCCACTGGAATGCGTGTTCTTGCTGTTGACGATGATCCCACTTGTCTTTTGATCTTGGAGACTTTGCTTCGTCGATGCCAGTATCATG TCACTACAACTAATCAGGCTGTTATGGCACTCAAGTTGCTGAGAGAAAACAAGAACAAGTTTGATGTGGTTATCAGTGATGTCCACATGCCTGACATGGATGGATTTAAGCTGCTAGAGCTTGTTGGGCTGGAGATGGACCTGCCTGTCATTA TGCTCTCTGCAAATGGAGATCCCAAACTTGTGATGAAAGGAATTACTCATGGAGCGTGTGATTACTTGTTGAAGCCTGTTCGCATTGAGGAGCTAAAGAACATTTGGCAGCATGTAATCAGGAGAAAGAAATTTGATCCAAAGGACCGAATGAATTCTGGCAATCAGGACAGGCCTGATTCTGAGAATGGTGAAGAATCAGCAGATCTAAATGGGAAATTTAATAAAAAGAGGAAGGACCAGAACTATAATGAAGATGATGACCAGGACTATGGGCAAGATAATGATGACTCATCAACCCAGAAGAAGCCTCGTGTTGTTTGGTCTGTGGAGCTACATAGGAAGTTTGTAAATGCAGTTAACCAGTTGGGCATAGACA AGGCAGTGCCTAAAAAGATTTTGGACTTGATGAATGTTGAAAAGCTCACACGAGAAAATGTAGCTAGCCATCTCCAG AAATACAGGCTTTATCTAAAGAGGATCAGCTGTGTGGCAAACCAGCAAGCTAATATGGTGACTGCATTGAGCAGCGCAGATCCTTCTTATTTGAGAATTGGTTCCCTTGGCGGAATTGGGAATTTCCACTCTTTGACTGGACCTCCACAGTTTCCAAACACTTCATATAGATCTATCCCAACCACTGGGATGTTCGGTCGATTGAATACGCCTGCTTGTATGGGTATGCATGGCCTTTCTTCCCCGGGAACAGTCCAACTGGGTAATTTGAGCAATTCTAGCAATGATCAGTCTACCTTTCATCCAATCGTGCTTTCTGGAAACCGCAGTGGGAATATTTTCCGTGGAATGCCTGAGCCATCAGAACTTGATCAACTCCAACATGTTAAGCATGGGACTCACGTGGACAATCTCTCTTCTGCTTTTGATGAACGAACAGTATTTCCTGCTTCCATTGGCCTCCCAAATGGAAACATGTCTTCCAGTACTCTAAGTAATCCTCTTTTAGGATTAACTAATGATTCCTCGATTCCAGAAGTCCAGCATCATGAAGTGAATGGTGGTAGAAAATTTGGAACTCAGTCTTCTATTGCGGTAGTATCTTCAAATTCAGATAGCTCACGTCCTTCATTAGATAATGTTAGATGCACTGGTGACAATTGGTCAAACGCTGTTCATTCATCTAGGGTGCACTTGAATACAATTCCATCTGGCAACCTTTCTAATGTTGCTACTTCCTACCATGGGCAGTTGAGAGATAATACTACCAGTGCATTGCATATAGGAAATTGTCTTTCTGACATATCTTCTATAACTTCATTATCTACTCAGTCCCATGAATCGAGAATAGATTCTCAACGTCAAGCAGCTACAACTAGCAACAGATTTGATCAAATGATATCAAAGGTTCCTGTTCAGGATTGGAATGATCATAAAGAGGATGCCTATTACCACACAACTATGGCGTGTAGCTCgtctaattctttgattccagtgaATGGTGCTGCAGAGACTTTGTCCAAGCGTTTGGAAAATCCTAATGCAATCTTCTCTGGTAGCAAGGATTTTAATGTGACTGCTCAAGCAAATGTTCTTGATCATGCAATGGTGGAACATGATCGACTCAAGAAATCAACCATGGAGACATCACTCATGTTGAAACAAGGGTACCTGTATGATCATCAGCAAAAGATGCAATCCAGATTTTCATCGAGCAACTGTGGCTCCTTGGAAGACATAGCATGTGCAATGATGAAACAG GAACAAGATGATGGAAAATTATTGGAAGGAGAGTTTGGATGTGATAACTATCCCATTGGAACATGCATGTGA